The following are encoded together in the Daucus carota subsp. sativus chromosome 5, DH1 v3.0, whole genome shotgun sequence genome:
- the LOC108220496 gene encoding uncharacterized protein LOC108220496, which produces MRRPGQYGDPGGNAYVSGQMQHIAGRRMEQKINNYQGRPESLTSEKEHSYEASIADGNWRWERDGSSNVLNEGQAADAPISYHQGRKSDPRMLLERQDNNDPRSNPGEEDMDIGYEDKPVLQTFEGLQQRFLDEITKLAKEQNDAEDAENARHRESINNINSKYLEQLGALRARHATRRDEFLKRETQVRQQQYQKMVLDHYPDSGTGYSDPNGYPISHPGAESLRGYSTERYDSYRERTRFPGGYRDYGLEPRSQFHGHRVHEASSRYY; this is translated from the exons ATGAGACGACCAGGACAGTATGGAGATCCAGGTGGGAATGCATATGTTTCTGGGCAGATGCAACATATAGCTGGCCGTAGAATggaacaaaaaattaataattaccaAGGGCGGCCAGAATCCTTGACCTCGGAGAAAGAACATTCATATGAGGCTTCAATAGCTGATGGAAATTGGAGGTGGGAAAGAGATGGATCGTCCAATGTGCTTAATGAAG GTCAAGCAGCTGATGCACCTATATCCTACCACCAGGGCCGGAAATCAGATCCAAGAATGCTTCTAGAGAGACAAGACAACAATGATCCAAGATCTAATCCCGGTGAAGAAGATATGGATATTGGGTACGAGGATAAACCCGTGTTGCAGACCTTTGAGGGTCTACAACAAAGATTTTTGGATGAAATCACGAAACTAGCCAAAGAACAGAATGATGCAGAGGATGCTGAAAATGCTAGGCATAGGGAG AGCATAAACAACATCAATTCTAAGTATCTGGAACAACTTGGTGCACTACGAGCTCGGCACGCCACTCGAAGAGATGAATTCCTTAAGAGGGAAACTCAAGTGCGTCAACAGCAGTATCAGAAGATGGTGTTGGACCACTACCCTGACAGTGGAACGGGTTATAGTGACCCTAATGGCTACCCTATATCTCATCCTGGTGCTGAATCACTTCGAGGCTACAGCACTGAGCGTTACGATTCTTACAGGGAGCGTACACGATTTCCTGGCGGGTATAGGGATTATGGACTTGAGCCTAGAAGTCAATTCCATGGCCACCGAGTTCATGAGGCTTCTTCACGTTACTACTGA
- the LOC108222152 gene encoding dnaJ protein homolog, giving the protein MFGRAAKRVNDTKYYDVLGVSKNATQDELKKAYRKAAIKNHPDKGGDSEKFKEISQAYEVLSDPEKREIYDQYGEDGLKEGMGGPGEMHDPFEMFHSFFDGAIPSGRGNGRGQRQKRGEDVVHSLNVSLEDLYRGTSKKLSLSRNVICSKCKGKGSKSGASMKCSGCKGSGMKVSVSQFGPGMFQQMHHPCDGCNGTGERINDRDRCAQCKGNKVVQQKKVKNVIVDKGMHNGQKITYAGEADEAPDTVTGDIVCVLKQKEHPKFKRKGDDLFVEHTLSLTEALCGYQFVLTHLDGRHLLFKSNPGEVVKPDQYKAISDEGMPVYQNPVMKGQLYIHFKVEFPDSLSPDHLTALEAVLPPRSKPQMTAVELDECEETTLHDVDMEEMKRKEAHAQQEAYDEDEEMPGGAHRVQCAQQ; this is encoded by the exons ATGTTTGGAAGAGCCGCGAAGAGGGTTAACGACACAAAGTACTATGACGTTCTGGGTGTTTCAAAGAATGCTACACAAGATGAGTTGAAAAAGGCTTATCGCAAGGCTGCTATCAAGAATCATCCAGACAAAGGCGGTGATTCTGAGAAG TTTAAGGAGATTTCTCAGGCGTATGAGGTTCTGAGTGACCCAGAGAAGCGGGAGATATATGATCAATATGGTGAAGATGGACTCAAGGAAGGGATGGGGGGTCCAGGGGAGATGCATGACCCTTTTGAAATGTTCCACTCTTTCTTTGATGGTGCAATCCCATCTG GTCGCGGTAATGGTAGAGGACAGAGACAAAAGAGAGGAGAGGATGTTGTGCATTCCCTAAATGTCTCTCTGGAGGATTTATATAGGGGTACCTCAAAGAAGCTTTCGTTATCGCGTAATGTGATTTGCAGTAAATGCAAAGG TAAGGGATCAAAATCCGGGGCATCCATGAAGTGTTCCGGTTGCAAAGGATCTGGTATGAAGGTCTCTGTTAGTCAGTTTGGACCTGGTATGTTTCAACAAATGCATCATCCTTGTGATGGTTGCAACGGAACAGGAGAGAGGATTAATGACAGGGATCGGTGTGCTCAATGCAAAGGAAATAAGGTAGTTCAACAGAAAAAGGTTAAGAATGTCATTGTTGATAAGGGTATGCACAACGGGCAGAAGATTACctatgctggtgaagctgatgaaGCG CCTGATACTGTTACAGGGGATATAGTATGTGTATTGAAGCAGAAAGAACATCCTAAATTTAAGAGAAAAGGTGATGACCTATTCGTGGAGCACACATTGTCACTGACGGAAGCTTTATGTGGCTACCAGTTTGTCTTGACTCATCTGGATGGCAGGCATCTGCTATTCAAGTCAAATCCTGGAGAAGTAGTCAAGCCTG ATCAATATAAGGCCATCAGTGATGAGGGTATGCCAGTGTACCAGAATCCAGTCATGAAGGGCCAGCTTTACATCCACTTCAAAGTCGAATTTCCTGATTCTTTGAGCCCGGACCACCTGACGGCATTAGAAGCTGTGCTCCCACCAAGGTCAAAACCACAGATGACAGCCGTGGAGCTGGATGAGTGTGAAGAGACGACATTGCATGACGTGGACATGGAAGAGATGAAAAGGAAGGAGGCCCATGCACAACAGGAGGCgtatgatgaagatgaagagatgCCTGGTGGAGCTCACAGAGTGCAATGTGCCCAGCAGTAG
- the LOC135152868 gene encoding uncharacterized protein LOC135152868, giving the protein MNRFTKEALKVPDLDQKVAMIALQQGTTDDNFRRSLAKRAPDNMNELQERAGKYIKAEESMRKSQNNQGPTTDSKKRGNDTEYDADNKYLKREDGEKSPTKKQSGPRFTEFHKDTGHKTDDCRQLKDEIEFLIRKGKLSRYTRDADRNPRDNDSRDRDNDDHDRRTEPRGPVINMISGGPTAAGLSSNSRKAYAREVMCIIGEPPKRAKTEIALTFDDSDLEGVKFPHDDPLVITPVIGNSSINRVLVDNGASVDILFYDAYQKMGYADSQLTPSNMPIYGFNGVESKIEGMIQLPVTMGAEPRQATYMLNFMVIKASSTYNAILGRTGMHAFKAITSTYHLKIKFPTRNGVGEEKGDQKMAKSCYVAALKPEGVGGQVLSIKELVPISLFRGKPEKVMAFDLKNARATYWRLANKMFKHLNEKTVEVYINDMLVKSLKKADHLERLREAFRVLRTNKIEVLTDQPLRMIMHCDALPIRGLD; this is encoded by the exons atgaataggttcaccAAGGAGGCGCTCAAAGTCCCGGATTTGGACCAAAAGGTAGCGATGATCGCCCTTCAAcaaggaaccacggatgataatttccgccgctcactagccaagagggcccctgacaacatgaatgagctccaagagagagccgggaagtatattaaggcggaggaaagcatgagaaaatcccagaataaCCAGGGACCAACCACGGACTCTAAGAAGCGTGGGAACGATACTGAATATGATGCTGATAACAAGTATTTGAAAAGGGAAGATGGTGAAAAGTCACCTACCAAGAAGCAAtcaggaccgaggttcactga gtttcataaggatacgggacataagaccgatgattgtcggcagttgaaggatgagattgagtttttgATCCGGAAAGGCAAGTTGTCCAGGTATACTAGGGATGCAGATAGGAATCCCCGTGACAATGATAGTCGCGATAGGGACAATGATGATCATGATAGGAGAACCGAGCCTCGAGGGCCCGTGATCAATATGATCTCTGGAGGACCGACTGCAGCAGGCTTGtctagtaactcacgaaaagcttatgctcgtgaagtgatgtgtatcattggagaacccccgaagaggGCCAAGACCGAGATTGCATTAACCTTTGATGATTCTGATCTAGAAGGGGTGAAGTTCCCCCATGACGACCCGTTGGTCATAACTCCCGTTATTGGAAACTCATCTATTAATAGGGttcttgttgataatggagctTCTGTAGACATCCTCTTCTATGATGCTTATCAAAAGATGGGGTATGCTGATTCACAGTTGACACCGTCCAACATGCCGATCTATGGTTTCAACGGAGTAGAATCCAAGATTGAAGGAATGATCCAATTACCAGTAACCATGGGAGCAGAGCCACGACAGGCCACTTATATGTTGAACTTTATGGTCATTAAGGCCTCATCAACCTACAACGCTATCCTAGGAAGGACAGGGATGCATGCTTTTAAAGCCATAACATCCACATATCACTTGAAAATCAAGTTCCCCACAAGAAACGGGGTAGGAGAAGAAAAAGGAGACCAGAAAATGGCCAAGAGTTGTTATGTTGCAGCCTTGAAACCCGAGGGAGTCGGGGGGCAGGTTTTATCAATTAAGGAATTGGTTCCCATCTCCTTGTTCCGAGGTAAACCAGAAAAGGTTATGGCGTTTGATCTTAAGAATGCAAGAGCCACGTATTGGCGCTTAGCtaataagatgtttaagcatCTAAATGAGAAGACCGTGGAGGTCTATATCAatgatatgctagtgaagagcttgaagAAAGCTGATCACCTTGAGCGCCTGAGAGAGGCTTTCAGAGTCCTGAGGACAAATAAGATCGAAGTCTTGACTGACCAACCCCTTAGGATGATAATGCATTGTGACGCCCTCCCAATCCGGGGTCTAGATTGA